In Aquila chrysaetos chrysaetos chromosome 17, bAquChr1.4, whole genome shotgun sequence, one genomic interval encodes:
- the ETFRF1 gene encoding electron transfer flavoprotein regulatory factor 1 produces the protein MANSLRGEVLNLYKNLLYLGREYPKGADYFRSRLKAAFLKNKDVKDPEKIKQLIARGEFVIKELEALYFLRKYRALKQRYYSDDNQ, from the exons ATGGCCAATTCTTTAAGAGGTGAAGTGTTGAATCTATACAAAAAT ctgcTGTACCTTGGAAGGGAGTATCCCAAAGGAGCAGACTACTTTAGAAGCcgtttgaaagcagcttttctaaaaaataaagatgtgaaaGATCCTGAAAAAATTAAGCAACTAATTGCACGAGGAGAATTTGTTATAAAAGAGTTGGAGGCTTTGTACTTTCTCAGGAAATACAGAGCTCTGAAACAGCGCTACTACAGTGATGACAATCAGTAA